A single region of the Novosphingobium sp. SL115 genome encodes:
- a CDS encoding 50S ribosomal protein L23, whose amino-acid sequence MANAIDTRHYDVIVAPHITEKATLLSEHNAVVFKVAEKATKPEIKAAVEALFNVKVTKVNTLTQKGKTKRWKGKPYKRTDVKKAVVTLAEGQSIDVTSGI is encoded by the coding sequence ATGGCTAACGCAATCGACACGCGTCACTATGACGTGATCGTGGCTCCCCACATCACCGAAAAGGCGACGCTGCTCAGCGAGCATAACGCCGTGGTCTTCAAGGTTGCCGAAAAGGCAACCAAGCCGGAGATCAAGGCAGCGGTTGAAGCTCTGTTCAACGTCAAGGTCACCAAGGTGAACACCCTGACGCAGAAGGGCAAGACCAAGCGCTGGAAGGGCAAGCCCTACAAGCGCACCGACGTCAAGAAGGCTGTCGTGACCCTGGCCGAAGGCCAGTCGATCGACGTCACCAGCGGGATCTGA
- the rplD gene encoding 50S ribosomal protein L4 has product MKVQILNLDGSVGTGEVELSEDVFGLEPRADILHRVVTWQLENRRGTARKARERSDVARTGKKFGNQKGGGTARHGDRAAPIFIGGGKAHGPRVRDFNPSLNKKVRALGLKMALSSKAKAGLVIVDTLDVDGKTKALVGQLAKANWGKKVLVIDGEAVNDNFARAARNIIGVNVLPAIGANVYDILKHDTLVLTRSAVEKLEARFNG; this is encoded by the coding sequence GTGAAGGTTCAGATCCTCAATCTCGACGGCTCTGTCGGCACGGGTGAAGTTGAGCTGTCGGAAGACGTGTTCGGCCTCGAACCGCGCGCAGACATCCTGCATCGCGTTGTCACTTGGCAGCTCGAAAACCGTCGTGGCACGGCCCGTAAGGCGCGTGAGCGTTCGGACGTTGCCCGCACCGGCAAGAAGTTCGGCAACCAGAAGGGCGGCGGTACGGCTCGTCATGGTGACCGTGCAGCCCCGATCTTCATCGGCGGCGGCAAGGCTCACGGGCCGCGCGTTCGCGATTTCAACCCTTCGCTGAACAAGAAGGTTCGCGCGCTCGGTCTGAAGATGGCGCTTTCTTCGAAGGCCAAGGCCGGTCTGGTGATCGTCGACACGCTCGACGTTGACGGCAAGACCAAGGCTCTGGTTGGCCAGCTCGCCAAGGCGAACTGGGGCAAGAAGGTGCTGGTGATCGACGGTGAAGCGGTGAACGACAACTTCGCTCGCGCTGCCCGCAACATCATCGGCGTCAACGTGCTCCCTGCCATCGGCGCCAATGTCTATGACATCCTGAAGCATGACACGCTGGTGCTGACGCGCTCTGCGGTCGAAAAGCTGGAGGCGCGCTTCAATGGCTAA
- the rplC gene encoding 50S ribosomal protein L3, producing the protein MRTGVIAKKVGMTRLFQEDGRHVPVTVLSLENCQVVSVRTEDRDGYVAVQLGAGEAKQKNVAKPQREHFAKAEVPLKMEVAEFRVADDALLEVGSTIAASHFVSGQYVDITGNTQGKGFAGAMKRWGFGGMRATHGVSISHRAHGSTGNRQDPGRVFKNKKMAGHMGDRQRTQQNLEVVRTDDERGLIFVKGSVPGSKNAWLLVRDAVKVSRHAEAPYPAGLKQAANSNDSAAADTPAQDVAAVEATEGQEG; encoded by the coding sequence ATGCGCACCGGCGTGATTGCGAAGAAGGTGGGGATGACTCGCCTTTTCCAGGAAGATGGTCGGCACGTGCCGGTTACCGTCCTGTCGCTTGAAAATTGCCAGGTGGTTTCGGTTCGCACTGAAGACCGTGACGGTTACGTCGCGGTTCAGCTCGGTGCAGGTGAAGCCAAGCAAAAGAATGTTGCCAAGCCGCAGCGCGAACATTTTGCCAAGGCAGAAGTTCCGCTGAAGATGGAAGTCGCCGAGTTCCGCGTCGCTGACGATGCGCTGCTCGAAGTCGGCTCCACCATTGCTGCTTCGCACTTCGTTTCTGGTCAGTATGTCGACATTACCGGCAATACCCAGGGTAAGGGTTTCGCAGGCGCCATGAAGCGTTGGGGCTTCGGCGGTATGCGTGCAACCCATGGCGTTTCCATCTCGCACCGTGCACACGGTTCGACCGGTAACCGCCAGGACCCGGGCCGCGTCTTCAAGAACAAGAAGATGGCCGGTCACATGGGTGATCGCCAGCGTACCCAGCAGAACCTCGAAGTCGTCCGCACGGATGACGAGCGTGGGCTGATCTTTGTGAAGGGCTCGGTGCCCGGTTCGAAGAACGCCTGGCTGCTCGTGCGTGATGCCGTCAAGGTTTCGCGCCACGCTGAAGCGCCCTATCCCGCCGGCCTTAAGCAGGCCGCTAACAGCAATGACTCGGCAGCTGCCGACACCCCGGCGCAAGATGTCGCGGCTGTCGAAGCCACCGAAGGTCAGGAGGGCTAA